TTAGATATCCAATGGATGGGCTCTTTAGGTAATTGTGGATTTAATGGCACTCAGTCATCCTTAACTAAAAAGTAAACTCCCAATATCTCTCGATATGCTTTTATAAAGCATAATCCAACAAAGAAGAATGTGTTTTTGATTATGCTGGTTACTCAGCAGTGTCTTGTAATAATTTATACACCGTCGATCTTCCAACCTCAACTTGTTTTGCAATTTCTGCTGCATTTATACTAACAATATATAGCGAAATATAGCGGTACTTCCAATAGACTATCTTCTCCTATTAGTTTGATTTCCACCTTCATTATCCATAGCTTGTTTTGCTTCATTCTCTTCCTTTTCCTGTGTTTGGACTGCTTCTTCGGAGTGATAAGAATGGGACTCATCACAAATAGGACAGGATGGTTGCTTTGATGAGCAAACATAACAACAAAATTTATTAAACAGACATAAAATAACACCTGCAGCAAATAAAGCGACTATTCCAAGACCATTGCCAGTAGAGATAGTTAATCCGGTTGCAATAGCCAATAAAATAACACCTAATACTTCAAAGCGCAGTGTCCAGAGACAAGTGCTCATTTTCGAACATTCCCTTTTTCTCATGGTATTACTCCTATATTATTGATGCACGGATGCCACTGAAAAAAATATCTTTCATTAATTCTAGACTACTCTTTTACTATTCATGACCTTGTGTTTATTAGGGGGCGTCCCTGAAGTAAAAACAGGTATATTTGATAGCGAGCGTTCTTTGATTGTAACCAATGGCACATCCACATTGACGCGGTCAGTTTTACTTGACCACATCAATTTGAATATGATTTTGTGTCACTCCACATGAATTATAGTGACACATGGAAATCAGATAACTTCAGTCTTCAGTGAACTATAGGACCGAATACTTTCCAGCCAAGTATAGCTAACAAGAGGAATAACATTACATTACCGCCGACAATGCCGTAGTTGCCACGTGAAAAATCAGAACGGTGCCAATAAAAGCCAAAAAGTAGCCAAATAATCATAATAATCCAAAACAACAATCCAATAGGCATTTTGCTCTCCTTTTTCCTAAACCAACGCCCCTCTATGGTTTATTCTTAAACAGACAAATAATGTGTGACATTTGTTCTGTTTTCCGGGTAAAAATTAAATTAATTGAACAATTTAAGTATAGTTTAGTTTTAGCTAAAGTGGGATTCATACTCGTAAATTGAAAGATGCTTTGAGCAAACCTAAGGCATTAATACTATAGTTACTATATACATGCAGTTTCAAGGAGAACAATCATGCTTGGTACAATATTACTTGTTGTTTTAATACTAGTTTTAATTGGTGCCTTACCAAGATGGGGTCATAGTAGAGAATGGGGTTATGGACCGACAGGAATAATAGGGCTTATTTTAATAATTTATTTAATATTATATTTGATAGGTCGTGTACCTTTTTAGGCTTTTAAACTCAAGAAACGAAAGTAAACGTAGCCTTGATGCAGCGCAGCGAAATCAAAGACGTGAAAAACCAAGCAATTTGAGGTGGCTCTCTGAAGGCTATGTTAGCACCCACCATTTAATGAGTTATGTTTTTTCCTCGT
This Legionella fallonii LLAP-10 DNA region includes the following protein-coding sequences:
- a CDS encoding helix-turn-helix domain-containing protein, which gives rise to MVYWKYRYISLYIVSINAAEIAKQVEVGRSTVYKLLQDTAE
- a CDS encoding DUF3309 family protein encodes the protein MLGTILLVVLILVLIGALPRWGHSREWGYGPTGIIGLILIIYLILYLIGRVPF